A single window of Excalfactoria chinensis isolate bCotChi1 chromosome 13, bCotChi1.hap2, whole genome shotgun sequence DNA harbors:
- the POU4F3 gene encoding POU domain, class 4, transcription factor 3, which produces MMAMNAKQPFPMHAALQEPKYSGLHAGAEAMRRVCLPAPQLQGNIFGSFDESLLARAEALAAVDIVSHAKSHPFKPDATYHAMSGVPCGPAAPAALPHPALPAPPPHPTLDAELLEHLSPALALPDPPAVPAPLPPHPLGAVGHLPVAVGPPGGPAPPLPAAPCLPDVESDPRELEAFAERFKQRRIKLGVTQADVGAALANLKIPGVGSLSQSTICRFESLTLSHNNMTALRPVLQAWLEEAEAAHRDRAAKPELFAGAERKRKRTSIAAPEKRSLEAYFALQPRPSSEKIAAIAEKLDLKKNVVRVWFCNQRQKQKRMKYSAVH; this is translated from the exons ATGATGGCCATGAACGCCAAGCAGCCCTTCCCCATGCACGCCGCCCTGCAGGAGCCCAAATACTCCGGGCTGCACGCCGGCGCGGAGGCGATGCGCAGGGTTTGCCTCCCGGCCCCGCAG CTCCAGGGCAATATATTTGGAAGCTTTGATGAGAGCCTGCTGGCCCGAGCCGAGGCTCTGGCGGCCGTCGACATCGTCTCCCACGCCAAGAGCCACCCCTTCAAGCCGGACGCGACCTACCACGCCATGAGCGGCGTTCCCTGCGGCCcggccgcccccgccgcgcTGCCGCACCCCGCGCtgcccgcgccgccgccgcacCCCACGTTGGACGCCgagctgctggagcacctctccccAGCGCTGGCCCTGCCCGACCCCCCGGCGGTGCCCGCGCCGCTGCCGCCGCACCCGCTGGGCGCCGTGGGCCACCTGCCCGTGGCCGTGGGTCCGCCGGggggccccgcgccgccgctgCCCGCCGCGCCCTGCCTGCCCGACGTGGAGTCCGACCCGCGCGAGCTGGAGGCGTTCGCCGAGCGCTTCAAGCAGCGCCGCATCAAGCTGGGGGTGACCCAGGCCGACGTGGGGGCGGCCCTGGCCAACCTGAAGATCCCGGGCGTGGGCTCGCTCAGCCAGAGCACCATCTGCCGCTTCGAGTCGCTGACGCTGTCGCACAACAACATGACGGCGCTGCGGCCCGTGCTGCAGGCCTGGCTGGAGGAGGCCGAGGCCGCGCACCGCGACCGCGCCGCCAAACCGGAGCTCTTCGCGGGCGCGGAGCGCAAACGCAAACGCACGTCCATCGCCGCGCCCGAGAAGCGCTCCCTCGAGGCGTACTTCGCGCTGCAGCCGCGGCCGTCGTCCGAGAAGATCGCGGCCATCGCCGAGAAGCTCGACCTCAAGAAGAACGTGGTGCGCGTCTGGTTCTGCAACCAGCGCCAGAAGCAGAAGCGCATGAAGTACTCCGCGGTGCACTGA